Proteins from a genomic interval of Leifsonia shinshuensis:
- a CDS encoding FAD-dependent oxidoreductase has protein sequence MHLVAIGGSDAGISAALRARELDPATDVTVVVADEYPNFSICGIPYYFSGDVRPWQSLAHRTHADLEATGMSLRLNTLATGIDVAGQRLNVRAADGTESVIGYDELIVGTGALPSHAGITGLDQLTPADGLHVIHSMGDTFALDRDLEARDPRTAIIIGAGYVGLEMAEGFSARGIDVTVLQRGPEVLSTLDPELGSSVHEELTSHGVHVRTRTVVRSVEKDTDGLLVRADHDGQPVNLRADIVLAVVGVRPNTQLLESAGATLGAGRAVVVDEQMRTGLPHVYAAGDGVVTHHRLLGVTYLPLGTTAHKQGRVAGENAIGGDARFAGSVGTQVVKVFDLVAARTGLHDHEAHAAGFQSVTTQTTADDHKRYYPGAQPISIRITGDADNGRLLGAQLVGRLGTETAKRVDTYATALFAGLTVQQISDLDLSYTPPLGSPWDAVQAATQAWTRATIETEITV, from the coding sequence ATGCATCTCGTCGCCATCGGCGGCAGCGACGCCGGAATCTCCGCCGCGCTGCGCGCCCGCGAACTCGACCCGGCGACTGACGTCACCGTCGTCGTCGCCGACGAATACCCGAACTTCTCCATCTGCGGCATCCCGTACTACTTCTCCGGTGACGTGCGCCCGTGGCAGTCGCTCGCCCACAGGACCCACGCCGACCTCGAGGCGACCGGGATGTCACTCAGGCTCAACACACTCGCCACCGGCATCGACGTCGCGGGTCAGCGATTGAACGTCCGGGCGGCGGACGGAACCGAGTCCGTGATCGGCTACGACGAGCTGATCGTCGGCACCGGCGCGCTCCCCTCGCACGCGGGCATAACCGGACTCGACCAGCTCACCCCCGCCGATGGGCTGCACGTCATCCACTCGATGGGCGACACCTTCGCCCTGGACCGCGACCTAGAAGCACGCGACCCGCGCACCGCGATCATCATCGGCGCCGGCTACGTCGGTCTCGAGATGGCCGAGGGATTCAGCGCGCGCGGCATCGACGTCACCGTCCTGCAGCGCGGACCCGAAGTCCTCTCCACCCTCGACCCGGAACTCGGCTCCTCCGTCCACGAGGAGCTGACCAGCCACGGCGTGCACGTGCGCACCCGCACCGTGGTTCGCTCGGTCGAGAAGGACACCGACGGTTTGCTTGTCCGCGCCGACCACGACGGCCAGCCCGTCAACCTGCGAGCCGACATCGTGCTCGCTGTTGTCGGTGTCCGCCCGAACACTCAGCTCCTGGAATCCGCCGGAGCCACCCTCGGCGCCGGCCGCGCGGTCGTCGTCGACGAGCAGATGCGAACCGGCCTGCCCCACGTCTACGCGGCCGGCGACGGGGTCGTCACCCACCACCGGCTGCTCGGGGTCACCTATCTCCCGCTCGGGACGACCGCGCACAAGCAGGGACGCGTGGCCGGGGAGAACGCAATCGGTGGCGACGCCCGCTTCGCCGGCTCGGTCGGAACACAGGTCGTCAAGGTCTTCGACCTCGTCGCCGCGCGAACCGGTCTTCACGACCACGAAGCGCACGCCGCCGGCTTCCAGAGCGTCACCACCCAGACCACCGCCGACGACCACAAGCGCTACTACCCGGGCGCCCAGCCGATCAGCATCCGCATCACCGGAGACGCCGACAACGGACGCCTCCTCGGCGCTCAACTCGTCGGCCGCCTCGGCACCGAGACCGCCAAGCGCGTCGACACCTACGCGACGGCGCTGTTCGCCGGCCTCACCGTGCAGCAGATCAGCGACCTCGACCTCTCCTACACGCCGCCACTCGGCTCACCGTGGGATGCCGTCCAGGCGGCGACCCAAGCCTGGACACGAGCCACCATCGAAACCGAGATCACGGTATGA
- a CDS encoding three-helix bundle dimerization domain-containing protein, translating to MFTFLCDTRRVAKDVSDEDTIQQVTERLQAKFPDMSREEIENATRAEFDDFVGRPVKDYLAILVERSTKKRLKKSANAKD from the coding sequence GTGTTCACCTTCCTGTGCGACACTCGGCGCGTGGCGAAAGACGTATCCGACGAAGACACCATCCAGCAGGTAACTGAACGCCTCCAGGCGAAGTTCCCGGACATGTCCCGGGAAGAGATCGAGAACGCCACGCGCGCCGAGTTCGACGACTTCGTCGGCCGACCGGTGAAGGACTACCTGGCCATTCTGGTTGAGCGCTCTACGAAGAAGAGGCTGAAGAAATCGGCCAACGCGAAGGACTGA
- a CDS encoding GNAT family N-acetyltransferase, which translates to MIIRTLTLADWSEVERIYVEGIATGNATFESEPPSWEQFDASKLQVGRLVAVDEGGVAGWAAVSPVSLREVYRGVVEHSVYVADRARGHGLGRLLLDELINACDNAGIWTIQSSIFRENTASLRLHEQVGFRVVGHRERIALMTYGPWAGQWRDTILIERRREQ; encoded by the coding sequence ATGATCATTCGCACGCTCACGCTCGCGGACTGGTCCGAGGTCGAGCGGATCTACGTCGAGGGGATCGCGACGGGCAACGCCACGTTCGAGTCGGAGCCTCCATCGTGGGAGCAATTCGACGCGAGCAAACTGCAGGTTGGGCGACTTGTCGCGGTCGATGAAGGCGGCGTCGCCGGCTGGGCAGCCGTGTCTCCGGTCTCCTTACGCGAGGTCTACCGGGGCGTCGTCGAACACTCCGTGTACGTTGCCGACCGCGCGCGCGGCCACGGACTTGGACGGCTGCTCCTGGACGAGCTGATCAACGCGTGCGACAACGCGGGCATCTGGACGATCCAGTCGAGCATCTTCCGCGAGAACACCGCCAGCCTCCGTCTCCACGAGCAGGTCGGCTTCCGAGTGGTCGGACATCGCGAACGCATCGCCCTGATGACCTACGGGCCGTGGGCCGGGCAATGGCGCGACACCATCCTCATCGAGCGGCGACGGGAACAGTAG
- a CDS encoding metalloregulator ArsR/SmtB family transcription factor: MSGAQAVSPDLQSLKRISDPTRAALLRIILDSEEGRGSVTRMAETLGLTQPTVSHHLRMLKNEGLVEREQIGRTAWYSITPSQLDRVANLVRDGETRDDAAALERIVADLTTRYRGVLAPDIVSSYVQDSYRMLGERAGSHPTRASQTSSFTIDRLDALLRADETTHTVPEVLFVCVQNAGRSQLASAILRQLAGDRVIVRTAGSEPAEAVRSTIVTVLDEIGTPLGGEFPKPLTDEAVRAADYVITMGCGDACPIYPGREYLDWDIPDPVGQPIARVREIRNDIEGRVRDLLERIEK; the protein is encoded by the coding sequence ATGAGCGGAGCGCAAGCGGTTAGCCCGGACCTGCAGAGCCTCAAGCGCATCAGCGATCCCACCCGCGCCGCCCTCCTCCGGATCATCCTCGATTCCGAGGAGGGCCGGGGGTCGGTGACCCGCATGGCCGAGACCCTCGGGCTCACGCAACCGACCGTGTCTCACCACTTGCGGATGCTCAAGAACGAGGGACTGGTCGAGCGCGAACAGATCGGCCGCACGGCGTGGTATTCGATCACGCCCTCCCAGCTCGACCGCGTCGCCAACCTGGTCCGCGACGGCGAGACACGCGACGACGCGGCGGCGCTGGAGCGCATCGTCGCCGACCTGACCACGCGATACCGAGGGGTACTGGCACCGGACATCGTCAGCTCGTACGTGCAGGACAGCTACCGGATGCTGGGCGAGCGTGCGGGCTCGCACCCGACCCGAGCGTCCCAGACCAGCAGCTTCACGATCGATCGGCTCGACGCGCTCCTACGGGCCGACGAAACCACCCACACCGTGCCGGAGGTGCTGTTCGTCTGTGTGCAGAACGCCGGCCGCTCCCAGCTCGCCTCTGCGATCCTGCGCCAGCTCGCCGGCGACCGGGTCATCGTCCGTACGGCCGGCTCGGAGCCGGCGGAGGCCGTGCGCTCCACGATCGTCACCGTGCTCGACGAGATCGGCACCCCGCTCGGCGGCGAGTTCCCCAAGCCGCTCACCGACGAGGCGGTCCGCGCAGCCGACTACGTGATCACCATGGGCTGTGGTGACGCCTGCCCCATCTACCCGGGCCGCGAATACCTGGACTGGGACATCCCCGACCCCGTCGGGCAACCGATCGCCCGCGTCCGCGAGATCCGAAACGACATCGAGGGTCGCGTCCGCGACCTTCTCGAGCGGATCGAAAAGTGA
- a CDS encoding arsenate reductase ArsC — protein MTDTKPTVLFVCIHNAGRSQMAAGFMRELSGGRVEVLSAGSEPKDQINPVAVQVMAEEGIDIAGEQPKILTTAAVKESDVVITMGCGDTCPIFPGKRYEDWELTDPAGRPVDEVRPIRDDIKQRVENLLAELLPAVV, from the coding sequence ATGACTGATACCAAGCCCACCGTCCTGTTCGTCTGCATCCACAACGCCGGCCGCTCCCAGATGGCCGCCGGGTTCATGCGTGAGCTCTCCGGAGGCCGCGTCGAGGTACTGTCCGCCGGTTCGGAGCCGAAGGACCAGATCAACCCGGTCGCGGTTCAGGTCATGGCCGAGGAGGGTATCGACATCGCGGGCGAGCAGCCGAAGATCCTCACCACCGCTGCGGTGAAGGAGTCCGATGTCGTGATCACGATGGGCTGTGGCGACACTTGCCCGATCTTCCCGGGGAAGCGGTACGAGGACTGGGAGCTCACCGACCCCGCCGGGCGCCCGGTGGACGAGGTCCGCCCGATCCGCGACGACATCAAGCAGCGCGTCGAGAACCTGCTCGCTGAGCTCCTGCCCGCGGTGGTGTGA
- a CDS encoding ArsR/SmtB family transcription factor: MAVLEALPITPVNACCTPVTSETLSLDEAESMAAAFKALGDPTRLRLLSIVANSEGQEACVCDLTEPIGLSQPTVSHHLKLLLDAGYITRSKRGTWSYYKLVPGSLERVSKVLTTAL, encoded by the coding sequence ATGGCCGTTCTCGAAGCACTCCCGATCACACCCGTGAACGCCTGCTGCACTCCTGTGACGAGCGAGACCCTCTCCCTCGACGAGGCGGAGTCGATGGCGGCGGCGTTCAAGGCTCTCGGCGACCCGACCCGACTTCGCCTGCTCTCGATCGTGGCCAACTCGGAGGGCCAGGAAGCGTGCGTCTGCGATCTGACCGAACCGATCGGGCTCAGCCAGCCGACGGTGTCACATCACCTCAAGCTTCTGCTCGACGCGGGCTACATCACCCGGTCGAAGCGTGGCACCTGGTCGTACTACAAGCTCGTCCCAGGAAGCCTGGAGCGCGTGTCGAAGGTCCTCACGACAGCGCTCTAA
- a CDS encoding aquaporin: MNTRLLSRLLAEFLGTGLLVTVVVGSGIAASRLSHDTGLQLLENSIATALGLAVLILLFGPVSGAHFNPVVSLVDWIVGRSARNGLTLAEAGAYILAQVVGAIGGALLANAMFELPTHVATTERVTAGTLIGEVVATAGLIMLILALARSGRSAAAAPAIGAYIGAAYWFTSSTSFANPAVTIGRIFSDSFAGIAPASVLPFIAAQLVGAAIGVGLTLALFRSEKVLAEAAADVVIPQTTDR; this comes from the coding sequence ATGAACACGCGCCTTCTCTCTCGCCTGCTCGCCGAATTCCTCGGAACCGGACTGCTCGTCACGGTCGTCGTCGGCTCCGGGATCGCCGCCAGCCGCCTCTCTCACGACACCGGCCTGCAGCTGCTCGAGAACAGCATCGCCACCGCCCTCGGCCTCGCCGTGCTGATCCTCTTGTTCGGCCCCGTCTCCGGAGCCCACTTCAACCCGGTCGTCTCACTTGTCGACTGGATCGTCGGCCGCTCCGCCCGCAACGGACTGACCCTCGCCGAGGCGGGGGCATACATCCTCGCGCAGGTCGTCGGCGCCATCGGCGGAGCCCTACTCGCCAACGCGATGTTCGAGCTGCCCACGCACGTCGCCACCACCGAGCGGGTCACTGCCGGGACGCTCATCGGCGAAGTCGTCGCGACGGCCGGGCTCATCATGCTGATCCTCGCGCTGGCGCGATCCGGCCGCAGCGCCGCTGCCGCCCCCGCGATCGGCGCCTACATCGGCGCCGCCTACTGGTTCACCAGCTCCACCTCGTTCGCGAACCCCGCCGTTACGATCGGCCGGATCTTCTCCGACTCGTTCGCCGGGATCGCCCCGGCGTCCGTCCTCCCCTTCATCGCCGCCCAACTCGTCGGCGCCGCCATCGGCGTCGGACTCACCCTGGCGCTATTCCGCTCGGAGAAGGTCTTGGCCGAGGCCGCAGCGGACGTCGTCATCCCGCAGACCACCGATCGCTGA
- a CDS encoding ArsR family transcriptional regulator, with the protein MNTGRNPLETRAALHAALADPLRLRIVDLLVLGDLTPGELVAQLAVSTNLLAHHLAVLEREGIIVRERSEGDRRRTYVRLRPAALTALGPSADDAARRVVFVCTANSARSQLAEALWSRSSDVPALSAGTHPAPGVAVGAVQVAARHGVVLAGRPKLYADVVEVGDYVVTVCDRAHEELGYGDAHWSIPDPVPDGSSKAFEAAFDEIARRVGSLAAHLTRSA; encoded by the coding sequence ATGAACACTGGGCGAAATCCGTTGGAGACGCGAGCCGCGTTGCACGCGGCTCTGGCGGATCCCCTGCGTCTGCGAATCGTGGACCTTCTCGTGCTCGGCGATCTGACTCCGGGAGAGCTCGTCGCGCAGCTGGCGGTCTCCACCAATCTGCTCGCGCACCACCTTGCGGTCCTGGAGCGTGAAGGCATCATCGTGCGCGAGCGTTCGGAGGGCGATCGCCGCAGGACGTACGTGCGCCTGCGGCCGGCCGCGCTCACTGCGCTGGGGCCGTCTGCGGATGATGCCGCGCGTCGGGTCGTGTTCGTGTGCACGGCGAACTCGGCGCGGTCTCAGTTGGCGGAGGCGCTCTGGTCGCGCTCCAGCGATGTCCCGGCCCTTTCCGCGGGGACGCACCCGGCGCCCGGGGTCGCGGTGGGTGCGGTGCAGGTCGCGGCGCGACATGGTGTCGTTCTGGCGGGACGACCGAAGCTGTACGCGGATGTCGTCGAGGTTGGTGACTATGTCGTCACGGTCTGTGACCGAGCGCACGAGGAGCTCGGGTACGGCGACGCTCATTGGTCGATTCCCGATCCGGTGCCGGACGGCAGCTCGAAAGCGTTCGAGGCTGCCTTCGACGAGATCGCACGCCGGGTCGGCTCCCTCGCCGCACACCTGACGCGGAGCGCATAG
- a CDS encoding low molecular weight phosphatase family protein, which produces MNDAPTVLFLCTHNAGRSQLGSHLFRRVAGDRAHATSAGTAPADGPSQPVVQALAELGIDSSDAQPRAVTVEDLAAADIVVAMKPGLELPGPVAGQFVQWEFPDPATWDLDGVRELRGTILVQVEELVEWVAPAEE; this is translated from the coding sequence ATGAACGACGCCCCCACCGTCCTCTTCCTCTGCACCCACAACGCCGGCCGGTCGCAGCTTGGATCCCACCTCTTCCGTCGCGTCGCCGGCGATCGCGCCCACGCCACCAGCGCCGGCACAGCACCGGCCGACGGGCCAAGCCAGCCTGTGGTTCAGGCTCTCGCCGAGCTCGGTATCGACAGCTCCGACGCGCAGCCTCGAGCGGTGACGGTAGAGGACCTTGCGGCCGCTGACATCGTCGTGGCCATGAAGCCCGGGCTCGAGCTCCCCGGCCCTGTGGCGGGTCAGTTCGTGCAGTGGGAGTTCCCCGACCCGGCGACCTGGGACCTCGACGGCGTTCGGGAGCTCCGGGGCACGATCTTGGTGCAGGTCGAGGAGCTGGTGGAATGGGTGGCACCCGCTGAAGAATGA
- a CDS encoding ArdC-like ssDNA-binding domain-containing protein — protein MTHTTITRSAEARQTEAEALHASILEQVQQLADSGQWRAFLEFARSFHNYSLNNLLLILAQNPDATMVAGFRQWQAKGRQVRKGEKSIKIFGYRERKTETAADDETPADDERVVRYFPTLSVFDIAQTDPIEGADPVPSDPTHRLVGDDDHGVIAPLTAHLESRGWRVSREPLADASGYTDPETLRVILAEGISVEQSAKTLIHETAHIELRHIDSVEEYRLHRGRMEVEAESVAFVVAGLCGFDTSAYSIGYIAGWSDEDVTMIRESATRVLAAVHDIVGMLDQ, from the coding sequence ATGACGCACACGACCATCACCCGATCCGCGGAGGCACGCCAGACGGAAGCAGAGGCACTGCACGCGTCGATCCTGGAGCAAGTCCAACAACTCGCCGACAGCGGCCAGTGGCGGGCATTCCTCGAGTTCGCCCGCTCCTTCCACAACTACAGCCTGAACAACCTCCTGCTGATCCTCGCCCAGAACCCCGACGCGACCATGGTCGCCGGTTTCCGGCAATGGCAGGCCAAGGGGCGCCAGGTCCGTAAGGGTGAGAAGTCGATCAAGATCTTCGGATACCGCGAGCGGAAGACCGAGACCGCTGCCGACGATGAGACCCCAGCCGACGACGAGCGTGTGGTCCGATACTTCCCGACTCTGTCCGTATTCGACATCGCACAGACCGACCCGATCGAGGGAGCCGACCCGGTCCCGAGTGATCCTACTCACCGACTCGTCGGCGACGACGACCACGGAGTCATTGCTCCGCTGACCGCTCACCTTGAGTCCCGGGGATGGAGGGTTAGCCGCGAACCGTTGGCCGATGCGAGCGGATACACGGACCCCGAGACGCTGCGCGTGATCCTTGCGGAAGGTATCAGCGTCGAGCAGTCCGCGAAGACTCTGATTCACGAGACGGCGCACATTGAGCTCCGCCATATCGACAGCGTCGAGGAGTACCGCCTGCACCGCGGACGCATGGAGGTCGAGGCTGAGTCGGTCGCCTTCGTGGTCGCAGGCCTGTGCGGCTTCGACACCAGCGCGTACAGCATCGGCTACATCGCCGGATGGAGCGACGAAGACGTCACCATGATTCGCGAGTCGGCTACGCGAGTCCTCGCGGCGGTTCACGACATCGTGGGGATGCTCGACCAGTAA
- a CDS encoding IS3 family transposase (programmed frameshift) — translation MTNSRKRHTPEQVVRKLGQADRMLADGQDVSAVCRELVVSEQTYYRWRNQYGGLKADDAKRLKELEKQNATLKRLLAEAELEKAALKELAGGKLLSLDRRRAAVDHLKRKLRVSERMACRLVGLSRSAYRRPLKGDTVADPDRAFREWLRAWAKDHPRYGYRRAYHDARAEGWVVNHKKIQRLWRDEGLRVPQRRRRKRVGSSTVDAPTADAPNVVWAVDFQFDADEHGRPIKICSIVDEHTRECIGGLVERSITADRLTAHLEDLVAARGAPAVLRSDNGPEFISEAMADWAGTRTGLSYIPPGSPWRNGYVESFNSRIRDECLNINSFYSLLHAQVIIGDWKDEYNHHRRHSSLGYLPPAEYARQCTHQMETDDSQNVRTE, via the exons ATGACGAACAGCAGGAAGCGTCACACCCCGGAGCAGGTCGTCCGTAAGCTCGGGCAGGCCGACAGGATGCTCGCCGACGGTCAGGACGTCTCGGCGGTGTGCCGGGAGCTCGTGGTGTCCGAGCAGACGTACTACCGGTGGCGGAACCAGTACGGCGGCCTCAAGGCCGACGACGCAAAGCGCCTGAAGGAGCTGGAGAAGCAGAATGCGACCCTGAAGCGTCTGCTCGCGGAAGCGGAGCTGGAGAAGGCCGCGCTCAAGGAGCTGGCTG GAGGGAAACTTCTAAGCCTGGACAGGCGCCGCGCCGCCGTCGATCACCTCAAGCGCAAGCTGCGGGTGAGCGAACGGATGGCGTGCCGTCTGGTCGGGCTGAGCCGCTCCGCGTATCGGCGACCGCTCAAGGGCGACACGGTCGCGGACCCGGATCGGGCGTTCAGGGAGTGGCTGCGCGCCTGGGCGAAGGACCATCCCCGCTACGGGTACCGGCGGGCGTATCACGACGCCCGCGCCGAGGGGTGGGTGGTGAACCACAAGAAGATCCAACGCCTGTGGCGTGACGAAGGGCTCCGGGTCCCGCAGCGGCGTCGACGCAAGCGCGTCGGGTCCTCGACCGTCGACGCGCCGACGGCGGACGCGCCGAACGTGGTGTGGGCGGTGGACTTTCAGTTCGACGCCGACGAGCACGGCCGACCGATCAAGATCTGCTCGATCGTCGACGAACACACCCGGGAGTGCATCGGCGGCCTCGTGGAGCGCTCGATTACCGCCGACCGACTCACCGCCCACCTCGAGGACCTCGTCGCCGCCCGGGGCGCCCCGGCGGTGCTCAGGTCGGACAACGGGCCGGAGTTCATCAGCGAGGCGATGGCCGACTGGGCCGGCACCCGCACCGGCCTGTCCTACATCCCTCCGGGCTCGCCGTGGCGCAACGGGTACGTCGAGTCGTTCAACAGCCGGATCCGCGACGAGTGCCTCAACATCAACAGCTTCTACTCGCTGCTGCACGCGCAGGTCATCATCGGCGACTGGAAGGACGAGTACAACCACCACCGCCGGCACTCCTCGCTCGGCTACCTACCCCCAGCCGAGTACGCTCGACAGTGCACCCATCAAATGGAAACCGACGACTCACAGAACGTCCGGACCGAATGA
- a CDS encoding NAD(P)-binding domain-containing protein — protein MTLVDLTVPTIRSSRLDGLPVAIIGAGPIGLAAAAHLVERGIPFEIYETGDTSGHTVSQWGHIRFFSPWKMLVDPAAARLLAETGWASPDEKQLPTGGQFLDDYLAPLAAIDSIRPHIRYGVTVTDVSREGMDRTRSTGRADTPFLLRISDADGVREVTARAVIDASGTYLTPNSLASSGLDPLGLPAVAGHVSHALPDVVGRERARFAGKRVTVVGAGHSAANTLLNLAALKREVPETRITWLIRNASAVRVTTSDDDQLIERAAIGKRVDRLIATGAIQQIDRFEILRLAATENGVKLIGQRAGERVEHDTDIVVNATGFRPDLDMLREIRLDLDEIVEAPVRLAPLIDPNIHSCGTVEPHGFAELQQPEPNFFLAGMKSYGRAPTFLLATGYEQVRSITAYLAGDIASARNVQLVLPATGVCSTGASGSSCCS, from the coding sequence ATGACTCTCGTCGACCTGACCGTCCCCACGATCCGCAGCAGCCGCCTCGACGGGCTCCCGGTGGCGATCATCGGCGCCGGGCCGATCGGGCTCGCGGCCGCCGCCCACTTGGTCGAACGGGGCATCCCGTTCGAGATCTATGAGACCGGCGACACGTCCGGCCACACCGTCTCCCAGTGGGGGCATATCCGTTTCTTCTCGCCGTGGAAGATGCTGGTGGACCCGGCCGCCGCTCGGCTCCTGGCTGAAACAGGGTGGGCGAGTCCCGACGAGAAGCAGCTGCCCACCGGCGGCCAGTTCCTGGATGACTACCTGGCGCCGCTGGCTGCAATCGACTCGATCCGTCCGCACATCCGTTACGGCGTCACCGTCACCGACGTCAGTCGCGAGGGCATGGATCGCACCCGGAGCACCGGCCGCGCCGACACCCCCTTCCTGCTGCGCATCAGCGATGCGGACGGCGTGCGGGAGGTCACGGCCCGCGCCGTCATCGACGCATCCGGCACCTACCTGACCCCGAACAGCCTCGCCTCGTCCGGACTCGACCCTCTCGGGCTGCCGGCGGTCGCCGGGCACGTCTCGCACGCGCTGCCGGATGTGGTCGGGCGCGAGCGCGCCCGGTTCGCCGGCAAGCGCGTCACCGTCGTCGGCGCTGGACACTCCGCCGCCAACACCCTCCTGAACCTCGCCGCCCTTAAGCGTGAGGTGCCGGAAACGCGGATCACCTGGCTGATCCGCAACGCGAGCGCCGTCCGGGTCACCACCTCGGATGACGACCAGCTGATCGAGCGCGCCGCTATCGGCAAGCGCGTCGACCGTCTCATCGCCACCGGCGCCATCCAGCAGATCGACCGGTTCGAAATCCTTCGCCTCGCCGCAACCGAGAACGGCGTCAAGCTGATCGGCCAGCGAGCGGGCGAGCGGGTCGAGCACGACACCGACATCGTGGTGAACGCGACCGGGTTCCGGCCCGACCTCGACATGCTGCGCGAGATCCGGCTCGACCTGGACGAGATCGTGGAGGCTCCCGTCCGGCTGGCGCCGCTGATCGACCCGAACATCCACTCCTGCGGCACGGTCGAGCCCCACGGGTTCGCCGAGTTGCAGCAGCCCGAGCCGAACTTCTTCCTCGCCGGGATGAAGTCCTACGGACGCGCCCCGACGTTCCTCCTCGCCACCGGATACGAGCAGGTCCGATCCATCACCGCCTACCTCGCCGGCGACATCGCGTCGGCACGCAACGTGCAACTGGTGCTCCCGGCCACAGGCGTGTGCTCGACCGGCGCGAGCGGGTCGTCCTGCTGCTCCTAA